In a genomic window of Nodosilinea sp. E11:
- a CDS encoding Crp/Fnr family transcriptional regulator, with translation MLNSVQRLLFVRDVPMFKELRDDFLVRLASVMDEVFYDSSYTIITEGQEGRSMYIVVSGRVSVHIGGQEVAQLKPGECFGEMSVFDAEPRSASVTTLDSCNCLVLTQQQLYDAIDETPGIAVNVIRLLSRRIRELNQDLNQVKQQLAQTPRPQPIRPQWYRPTPFPPTEPLARPGS, from the coding sequence ATGTTAAACAGCGTCCAACGTCTACTTTTTGTCCGCGATGTTCCGATGTTCAAAGAGCTAAGGGACGATTTTTTGGTGCGGCTGGCCTCGGTCATGGATGAGGTGTTTTACGACAGTAGCTACACCATCATTACCGAAGGTCAGGAGGGGCGATCGATGTATATCGTGGTGTCGGGGCGGGTCAGCGTTCACATCGGTGGCCAAGAGGTGGCCCAGCTCAAACCAGGGGAATGCTTTGGCGAAATGTCAGTGTTTGATGCTGAACCGCGATCGGCCTCAGTTACCACCCTAGACTCCTGCAACTGCCTGGTGCTTACCCAACAGCAGCTCTACGACGCCATCGACGAAACCCCCGGCATTGCCGTCAACGTCATCCGATTACTCTCACGGCGCATTCGCGAACTCAACCAAGACCTCAACCAAGTCAAGCAGCAGCTCGCTCAGACCCCACGGCCCCAGCCTATCCGACCCCAGTGGTATCGACCAACGCCCTTTCCGCCCACCGAACCCCTGGCCCGCCCCGGCAGCTAA
- a CDS encoding cation diffusion facilitator family transporter, translating to MVARPPSPSIDTRQRVQRVLLITLALNLTVVVLKATVGWMTGSLSLLADALHSVTDSANNVLGLATNRLADPQPDRDHPYGHHKFEAVGALGIAAFLGIACFEILKSAVERIFSGGSLVTMGSAALWIMLLVLGINMFVAFYERRVGLALNSKILIADAHHTMSDIWTTIVVIAGLIGVWYGLTWLDVALAFPVALLVFKSGWKVLRENLPWLVDEMAIAPEAIHSQVMQVPGVVNCHSIASRGLLGRQVFIDMHLVVEPPTVNQAHQITEAVEDHLEAIYGPARITIHVEPREYTEEEITY from the coding sequence ATGGTCGCCCGTCCTCCAAGCCCCTCGATCGATACCCGTCAACGGGTGCAGCGGGTGCTGCTGATTACCCTGGCCCTCAACCTAACGGTGGTGGTTCTCAAGGCCACGGTAGGCTGGATGACTGGATCACTGAGCCTGTTGGCCGATGCCCTGCACAGCGTCACCGATAGCGCCAACAATGTGCTGGGATTAGCCACCAATCGCCTGGCCGATCCCCAGCCCGATCGCGATCATCCCTATGGCCACCACAAATTTGAGGCAGTAGGCGCCTTGGGCATTGCCGCATTTTTGGGTATCGCCTGCTTTGAAATTCTCAAAAGTGCCGTGGAGCGCATTTTTTCTGGGGGCAGTCTTGTCACGATGGGCTCTGCCGCGCTGTGGATTATGCTCCTGGTGCTTGGCATCAACATGTTTGTGGCTTTCTACGAGCGCCGGGTAGGATTGGCCCTTAACAGCAAAATTCTGATCGCCGATGCCCACCACACCATGAGCGACATTTGGACCACCATTGTGGTGATCGCTGGCCTAATTGGGGTGTGGTATGGCCTGACTTGGCTAGATGTAGCCCTGGCGTTTCCGGTGGCGCTGCTGGTGTTTAAGAGCGGTTGGAAGGTGTTGCGAGAGAATCTGCCCTGGCTGGTGGATGAGATGGCGATCGCCCCAGAAGCCATTCACAGCCAAGTGATGCAGGTGCCCGGGGTGGTCAATTGCCACAGCATTGCGTCTCGGGGGCTGTTGGGACGGCAGGTCTTCATCGACATGCACCTAGTGGTCGAACCGCCAACGGTCAACCAGGCCCACCAGATCACCGAAGCCGTAGAAGATCACCTGGAGGCCATCTATGGCCCCGCCCGGATCACAATCCATGTGGAGCCGAGAGAGTATACCGAAGAGGAAATTACGTATTAA
- the map gene encoding type I methionyl aminopeptidase, which produces MNFLAKLIPGRADGATLPKRSRRVRGVELKTEAELEIMRQAARIVATVLKEIEAMVKPGMTTADLDAHAEKRIRDMGATPSFKGYHGFPASICACINDQVVHGIPGKRQVIRNGDLLKVDTGAYYDGFHGDSCITIAVGEVSQQAQQLMTAAEAALYAGIAQVKPGNTLLDIAGAIEDCVASYGFTVVEDFTGHGVGRNLHEAPSVFNFRTRQLPNMKLLPGMTLAIEPILNAGSKQTRTLKDQWTVVTVDRSLSAQFEHTVLVSETGYEILSDRAQVPVALAS; this is translated from the coding sequence ATGAACTTTTTGGCAAAGTTAATTCCCGGTCGGGCCGATGGGGCCACCCTACCCAAGCGCAGCCGTCGAGTGCGGGGGGTAGAACTTAAGACCGAGGCTGAACTGGAGATCATGCGTCAGGCCGCTCGAATTGTGGCTACCGTGCTGAAAGAAATTGAGGCGATGGTCAAACCGGGCATGACTACCGCCGACCTCGATGCCCATGCGGAGAAGCGCATCCGCGACATGGGAGCGACGCCCAGCTTTAAGGGCTACCACGGCTTCCCCGCTTCGATCTGTGCCTGTATCAACGATCAGGTGGTGCACGGCATTCCCGGCAAGCGCCAGGTGATTCGTAACGGCGACCTGCTCAAGGTCGATACCGGGGCCTACTACGACGGATTCCACGGTGATTCCTGCATCACCATTGCGGTGGGGGAAGTGTCCCAGCAGGCTCAACAGCTGATGACGGCGGCAGAGGCGGCCCTCTACGCGGGTATTGCCCAGGTAAAGCCGGGGAATACGCTATTGGACATTGCCGGGGCGATCGAAGACTGCGTCGCCAGCTACGGGTTTACGGTGGTCGAAGACTTTACAGGGCACGGGGTGGGTCGCAATCTGCACGAAGCACCCTCGGTGTTTAACTTTCGTACCCGGCAGCTACCTAACATGAAGCTGCTGCCGGGCATGACTCTGGCGATCGAACCAATTCTCAATGCCGGGTCTAAGCAGACCCGCACCCTCAAGGATCAGTGGACGGTGGTGACGGTCGATCGCAGCCTATCGGCCCAGTTTGAGCACACGGTGCTGGTCAGCGAGACGGGCTATGAAATTCTGAGCGATCGCGCTCAAGTGCCGGTAGCGCTAGCTTCCTGA
- the rpmB gene encoding 50S ribosomal protein L28, which translates to MARHCQLTGKKANNAFSISHSHRRTKRMQEANLQEKRVWWPQGKRWVKLRLSTKAIKTLQHKGLEAMAKEAGINLNKC; encoded by the coding sequence ATGGCCCGTCATTGTCAACTCACCGGAAAGAAGGCTAACAACGCCTTTTCCATCTCTCACTCCCACCGTCGCACCAAGCGCATGCAAGAGGCCAACCTGCAAGAAAAGCGGGTCTGGTGGCCTCAGGGCAAGCGTTGGGTCAAGCTACGTCTGTCGACCAAGGCAATTAAAACCCTTCAACACAAAGGTTTAGAAGCCATGGCCAAAGAAGCCGGTATCAACCTGAACAAGTGCTAG
- the mnmE gene encoding tRNA uridine-5-carboxymethylaminomethyl(34) synthesis GTPase MnmE has product MDGAAASAVSQSHPLGVAQGETIVAIATAIAPQQGSVGIVRLSGAEALAIARALFYAPGRQPWESHRILYGHVRDPQTQQLVDEALLLLMVAPRSYTREDVVEFHCHGGLMAVQQVLQLCVAQGARLAEPGEFTLRAFLNGRLDLTQAEGVADLVAAQSALAAKTALAGVQGKLRTPLRQLRSACLDVLAEVEARIDFEDDLPPLDEPAVQAQVAAVLAEVEQILATAASGELLRTGLKVAIVGRPNVGKSSLLNAWSRCDRAIVTDLPGTTRDVVESQLVVGGIPIQVLDTAGIRDASDPVEQMGIARSHQVAQAADLVLLTLDATAGWTDADQQLYESVQATCLILVVNKVDLVPADVVNQLRLPDNLPIVHTAAAQQRGIDSLEQAILRAIHADQLTSGNLEFTVNQRQEAALIQARNALNQVQQTIENQLPLDFWTIDLRSAIAALGSITGDEITESMLDEIFSRFCIGK; this is encoded by the coding sequence ATGGATGGTGCTGCCGCCTCAGCCGTTTCACAATCTCATCCCCTGGGTGTGGCCCAGGGAGAGACCATTGTGGCGATCGCTACCGCCATTGCCCCCCAGCAGGGCAGCGTAGGCATTGTGCGGCTGTCAGGAGCCGAGGCCCTGGCGATCGCCCGCGCCCTATTTTATGCACCGGGTCGGCAACCCTGGGAGAGCCACCGCATTCTCTACGGCCATGTGCGCGATCCGCAGACCCAGCAGCTGGTCGATGAAGCCCTGCTGTTACTCATGGTGGCCCCGCGCTCCTACACCCGCGAAGACGTGGTGGAGTTCCATTGCCACGGAGGGCTGATGGCCGTGCAGCAGGTGCTTCAGCTCTGCGTTGCCCAGGGGGCCAGGCTGGCCGAACCCGGAGAGTTTACCCTGCGGGCCTTTCTCAATGGGCGGCTCGATCTCACCCAGGCCGAGGGGGTGGCCGATCTGGTGGCGGCCCAGTCTGCCCTGGCGGCCAAAACGGCTCTGGCCGGGGTGCAGGGCAAGTTGAGAACTCCCCTTCGTCAGCTCCGCTCGGCCTGTCTGGATGTGCTGGCCGAAGTCGAGGCCCGCATTGACTTTGAAGATGACCTGCCGCCGCTAGATGAGCCGGCTGTACAGGCCCAGGTGGCGGCGGTGCTGGCCGAGGTCGAGCAGATTTTGGCCACGGCAGCCTCGGGTGAACTGCTGCGCACTGGGCTAAAGGTGGCAATCGTGGGTCGGCCCAATGTGGGCAAGTCAAGCCTGCTGAATGCCTGGAGCCGCTGCGATCGCGCCATTGTCACCGATCTGCCGGGCACGACCCGCGACGTGGTGGAGTCGCAGCTGGTGGTGGGCGGCATTCCCATTCAGGTGCTCGACACGGCGGGCATTCGCGACGCCAGCGACCCGGTGGAGCAGATGGGGATTGCGCGATCGCACCAAGTAGCCCAGGCCGCCGATCTGGTGTTGCTCACCCTCGACGCCACCGCCGGGTGGACTGACGCCGACCAGCAGCTCTACGAGTCGGTGCAAGCCACTTGCCTGATTCTGGTCGTTAACAAAGTGGATCTGGTCCCGGCTGATGTTGTGAATCAGCTCCGACTGCCCGATAACCTGCCGATCGTTCACACCGCCGCCGCCCAGCAGCGGGGGATCGATAGCCTAGAACAGGCGATTCTCCGGGCCATCCATGCCGATCAGCTCACCTCCGGCAACCTAGAGTTCACCGTTAACCAGCGTCAGGAAGCCGCCCTGATCCAGGCGAGAAATGCGCTTAATCAGGTGCAGCAAACCATTGAAAATCAGCTGCCCCTCGATTTTTGGACAATTGATTTGAGGAGTGCGATCGCGGCGTTGGGCAGCATTACTGGCGACGAAATCACCGAATCTATGCTCGATGAGATCTTTAGCCGCTTCTGTATCGGTAAGTAA
- the ilvN gene encoding acetolactate synthase small subunit, which produces MKHTLSVLVEDEAGVLSRIAGLFARRGFNIESLAVGPAETSGISRITMVVPGDDSVIEQLTKQLYKLINVIKVNDLTDTPCVERELMLLKVNATTTNRSEVIEFAQIFRARVVDVSEDSLTLEVVGDPGKMVAIVQVLNRFGIREIARTGKIALPRESGVNTEYLKSLERKFQ; this is translated from the coding sequence ATAAAACACACCCTGTCGGTGCTGGTTGAAGACGAAGCCGGGGTGCTAAGTCGCATTGCTGGCCTCTTCGCCCGGCGCGGTTTTAATATTGAGAGCCTGGCGGTCGGGCCAGCCGAAACATCGGGCATTTCTCGCATCACCATGGTGGTGCCCGGCGACGATTCGGTGATTGAACAGCTCACTAAGCAGCTGTATAAGCTGATCAACGTGATCAAAGTCAATGACCTGACCGATACCCCCTGCGTCGAGCGGGAGCTAATGCTGCTCAAGGTGAATGCCACCACCACCAATCGCTCAGAAGTGATTGAGTTTGCTCAAATTTTTAGGGCAAGGGTGGTCGATGTGTCGGAAGATTCGCTCACCCTCGAAGTGGTGGGTGACCCCGGCAAAATGGTGGCGATTGTGCAGGTGCTGAACCGGTTTGGCATTCGCGAAATTGCCCGCACTGGCAAGATTGCCCTACCCCGCGAGTCGGGGGTCAACACCGAATATCTCAAGTCTTTAGAACGCAAGTTTCAGTAG
- a CDS encoding MFS transporter, which yields MSLSGPVQDVQTLRGRFLDLINLRPGEEERTLLMFAFYTATSMGILWLEVSSAALFLGEYGAASLPWIYIFSAGVGLGLSVVYSWLQRLFPLRRVIVIIAMLMAAPILGFRWGLAVPWLAAPMVFSMRLWIEAIYGLNDLNLSVTANQLFNIREIKRAYPIISSGNLVADVISGFSVYLLLRLIGLQNVLLLSFVVMVVGAVILSHLSRNYAHAFPDSPRRQAEDAESVESFRSRQRLQGPIQQYVVLLFSFFVLAQMLLFSIEFQFFNQLETSLDVESIAAFLGFFSGLLGLIELFTQWFTSSRLIEREGVFKVALVLPTVIVLLGIATLAGSYSGWLGATAIFVGLIVLKFFDEWLRYTLVATTRPILFQPIPDQVRSTVQSWVGGIAEPLSMGGTGVAILLTIAVCNRVGLTDVLVQAQLFLLGTVVAALVWFAIMVMLRSRYLNLLVRGAERGLLTFSDANLRVLRKAFIEQLEQPGLDANKRSCIELLSHIDPKNVGEILAPRLADLPPSLQRQSLEAMLQYPNPAHTAEVQDLLQVPNQSPEILALALRYVWLAEDRFNINDLRPYLHPEVDAVVRGTAASLMLRRGNLQERAEATATLRKMLVHDEERERVMGCRALGEADYMESLSIYIDDLLQDPSLRVRRSLLEAIAATQYKKYYPSLLRALQYKSTREAAMGALTRLGNEALPMLEELALDSYRPESLRNQAWQVIGNIGTLPALEFLIQNLITTWGSTRRHILRILLSLYQESGVKRSALIDGAIDRMLGRSGIEDLLNTELAFAGQMLAAKVDLALNRVSGTEADLLREALNGLQNDATERLFMLLRFVSPATAIQAAQVSLSGSASQWARGIEILDTVVDVANKRSILILLDRRSDTDKLKRLALSTLLIPYDPLPARDRLRQLLDLRNFLSDWAIACCFHLARVQRWNLTAEHTLALLQHPTGFVREAVLSYLAVASPRALRELLPLMGKDADRLVLDQVKQLINTYNLEPSPPA from the coding sequence ATGAGCTTATCTGGCCCAGTTCAAGACGTTCAGACCCTGCGGGGGCGATTTCTCGATCTCATTAACCTACGCCCCGGTGAAGAAGAGCGCACCCTGCTCATGTTCGCCTTCTACACCGCCACTTCCATGGGCATTTTGTGGCTGGAGGTGAGTTCGGCTGCTCTATTTTTGGGCGAGTATGGGGCAGCTAGTTTACCGTGGATCTATATTTTCAGCGCTGGGGTGGGGCTGGGGCTGAGTGTGGTGTATTCCTGGTTACAGCGGCTATTTCCGCTGCGCCGGGTGATCGTGATTATCGCCATGCTGATGGCGGCACCAATTTTGGGGTTTCGCTGGGGGTTGGCCGTGCCCTGGCTGGCTGCTCCTATGGTGTTTTCGATGCGGCTGTGGATTGAGGCGATCTACGGACTCAACGACCTCAATCTATCGGTGACGGCCAACCAGCTGTTTAATATTCGCGAGATCAAGCGGGCCTATCCCATCATCAGCAGCGGCAACCTGGTAGCCGATGTAATCAGCGGCTTCTCGGTGTATCTGCTGCTCAGGCTGATTGGGCTGCAAAACGTCTTGCTGCTGTCCTTTGTGGTGATGGTGGTGGGAGCGGTGATTTTGTCCCACCTCAGCCGCAACTATGCCCATGCCTTCCCCGATTCGCCCCGCCGGCAGGCCGAAGATGCAGAGTCAGTCGAGAGCTTCAGGTCGCGCCAGCGGCTCCAGGGACCGATTCAGCAGTACGTGGTGCTGCTGTTTTCGTTCTTTGTGCTGGCTCAAATGCTGCTGTTCTCCATTGAGTTTCAGTTTTTTAACCAGCTTGAAACCAGCTTAGACGTTGAATCAATCGCGGCTTTTCTCGGATTTTTTAGCGGCCTGCTGGGGCTGATTGAGCTGTTTACCCAGTGGTTTACCTCCAGCCGCCTGATTGAGCGGGAGGGAGTATTTAAAGTAGCGCTGGTGCTGCCTACGGTAATCGTGCTGCTGGGGATCGCCACCTTAGCCGGTAGCTATTCTGGCTGGCTGGGGGCAACCGCGATTTTTGTGGGCCTGATTGTACTGAAGTTTTTTGATGAGTGGCTGCGCTACACCCTGGTGGCGACCACGCGACCGATTTTGTTTCAGCCCATTCCTGACCAGGTGCGTAGCACGGTGCAGTCTTGGGTAGGCGGCATTGCCGAGCCGCTGTCGATGGGGGGCACAGGGGTGGCCATTTTGCTCACTATCGCCGTTTGCAACCGCGTTGGTCTGACCGATGTATTGGTCCAGGCTCAGCTCTTTTTGCTGGGTACGGTGGTGGCGGCCCTGGTCTGGTTTGCCATTATGGTGATGCTGCGATCGCGCTACCTGAATCTGCTGGTGCGCGGGGCCGAGCGTGGCCTGCTGACGTTTTCTGATGCCAACCTGCGGGTGCTGAGAAAGGCGTTTATTGAGCAGCTAGAGCAGCCGGGCCTAGATGCCAACAAGCGATCGTGCATTGAGTTGCTCAGCCACATCGACCCTAAAAACGTCGGCGAGATTTTGGCCCCCCGCCTGGCTGATCTGCCCCCCAGCCTGCAGCGGCAGAGCCTAGAGGCCATGTTGCAGTACCCCAACCCGGCTCACACCGCCGAGGTGCAAGACCTCTTGCAGGTGCCCAACCAGTCGCCCGAAATCTTAGCCCTGGCTCTACGCTACGTGTGGCTGGCTGAAGACCGGTTCAACATCAACGATCTGCGCCCCTACCTGCATCCTGAGGTCGATGCAGTGGTGCGGGGCACGGCGGCATCGCTGATGCTGCGGCGGGGCAATCTGCAAGAGCGGGCCGAAGCTACCGCCACCCTGCGTAAAATGCTGGTGCACGACGAAGAGCGTGAGCGAGTGATGGGCTGCCGCGCCCTGGGCGAAGCCGACTATATGGAATCGCTCAGTATCTATATTGACGATCTGTTGCAAGACCCGTCGTTGCGGGTGCGGCGATCGCTGCTAGAGGCGATCGCCGCCACTCAGTACAAAAAATACTACCCCTCACTGCTGAGGGCGCTCCAGTACAAGTCTACCCGTGAGGCAGCCATGGGTGCCCTCACCCGCTTGGGCAATGAGGCCCTACCCATGCTGGAAGAACTCGCCCTCGATAGCTATCGACCCGAGAGCCTACGCAACCAGGCCTGGCAGGTGATCGGCAACATTGGCACCCTGCCGGCACTGGAGTTTTTAATTCAGAATTTGATTACCACCTGGGGCAGCACCCGCCGCCACATTCTGCGTATTTTGCTTAGCCTCTACCAAGAGTCGGGGGTGAAGCGCTCGGCACTGATCGACGGAGCCATCGATCGCATGCTGGGTCGTAGCGGCATTGAAGACCTGCTCAACACCGAGCTGGCCTTTGCCGGTCAAATGCTGGCGGCCAAGGTCGATCTTGCCCTCAACCGGGTATCGGGTACCGAGGCTGACCTGCTGCGCGAGGCCCTTAACGGTCTGCAAAACGACGCTACCGAGCGGCTGTTTATGCTGCTGCGGTTTGTGTCGCCAGCGACGGCCATTCAGGCAGCCCAGGTAAGCCTCAGCGGATCTGCCTCCCAGTGGGCGCGGGGCATTGAAATTCTCGATACGGTGGTCGACGTGGCCAACAAGCGATCGATTTTAATTTTGCTCGATCGCCGCTCCGATACCGACAAACTCAAGCGCCTGGCGCTGTCTACGCTGCTGATTCCCTACGATCCGCTGCCGGCCCGCGATCGCCTACGCCAGCTGCTCGATCTGCGCAATTTTTTGTCAGATTGGGCCATTGCCTGCTGCTTTCACCTGGCCCGCGTGCAGCGTTGGAACCTCACTGCCGAACACACCCTGGCTTTGCTCCAGCACCCTACCGGTTTTGTGCGAGAAGCGGTGTTGTCCTACTTGGCGGTGGCCTCCCCCCGGGCCCTACGCGAGCTCCTACCCCTGATGGGGAAAGACGCTGATCGCCTGGTGCTAGATCAGGTTAAACAGCTGATCAACACCTATAATTTGGAGCCGAGCCCCCCCGCATAG
- a CDS encoding DUF2062 domain-containing protein — MPKMSRPQWRRQLRYVYLRFLRLQGSPEQLARGMASGVFSGCFPLFGFQTILGVAVATVLRGNRLMAAAATWVSNPFTYVPIFAFNYQVGHWLLGGGTTQTFQDLDTLTSWMDMGTEVSVRLMLGSSVVGAIAGVVSYVVGLPLIRRVRSRQIARQQRQLDSPKL, encoded by the coding sequence ATGCCCAAAATGTCTCGGCCCCAGTGGCGGCGTCAGCTTCGCTACGTGTACCTGCGCTTTTTGCGGCTCCAGGGTAGCCCTGAGCAACTGGCTCGGGGCATGGCATCGGGGGTGTTTTCAGGCTGTTTTCCGCTGTTTGGGTTTCAGACGATCCTGGGGGTGGCGGTGGCCACGGTGTTGCGGGGCAACCGGCTGATGGCCGCCGCCGCCACCTGGGTTAGCAATCCCTTCACCTACGTGCCGATTTTCGCCTTCAATTACCAGGTGGGCCATTGGCTACTGGGGGGCGGCACTACCCAAACCTTTCAAGACCTCGATACCCTCACCAGCTGGATGGATATGGGCACCGAGGTTTCGGTGCGACTGATGCTGGGCAGCAGTGTGGTGGGGGCGATCGCAGGGGTAGTCAGCTACGTGGTCGGCCTGCCCTTAATTCGCCGGGTGCGATCGCGGCAGATTGCTCGGCAGCAGCGCCAGCTCGACTCCCCCAAGCTTTAG
- the dapB gene encoding 4-hydroxy-tetrahydrodipicolinate reductase codes for MTAQTKIPVVVNGACGKMGREVIKAVAQAEDMTLVGAVDKAPALLGQDIGEAIGTQPLEVPIMNDLEATLVAAQSDGLAVMVDFTHPDSVYESVRAAIAYGVRPVVGTTGLSNQQIRNLAEFADKASIGCLIVPNFSIGVVLMQQAAQQAAQYFDHVEIIELHHNQKADAPSGTAVQTAQMLAEVQQSFNVPLVKETETIPGARGGATAEGINIHSVRLPGLIAHQEILFGSPGQLYTLRHDTSDRASFMPGVLLCIRRVMALKSLIYGLDTVL; via the coding sequence ATGACTGCTCAAACCAAGATTCCTGTCGTGGTCAATGGGGCCTGCGGCAAAATGGGCCGTGAGGTGATCAAGGCCGTAGCCCAGGCTGAGGATATGACCCTGGTGGGTGCCGTCGATAAGGCTCCGGCGCTGCTGGGGCAAGACATCGGTGAAGCCATTGGTACTCAGCCCCTAGAAGTGCCCATCATGAACGATCTGGAGGCGACCCTGGTGGCGGCCCAGAGTGATGGGCTGGCGGTGATGGTCGATTTTACCCATCCCGATAGCGTCTACGAGTCGGTGCGGGCCGCGATCGCCTACGGTGTGCGACCGGTAGTGGGCACCACGGGGCTCAGCAACCAGCAGATTCGCAACCTGGCGGAGTTTGCCGACAAGGCCAGCATTGGCTGTCTGATCGTGCCCAACTTCTCGATTGGGGTGGTGTTGATGCAGCAGGCGGCCCAGCAGGCGGCCCAGTACTTCGACCATGTAGAAATTATTGAGCTGCACCACAACCAAAAGGCCGATGCCCCTAGCGGCACCGCTGTGCAGACCGCTCAAATGCTGGCAGAGGTGCAGCAATCCTTTAATGTGCCTCTGGTCAAAGAAACCGAAACTATTCCAGGGGCGCGGGGCGGGGCTACGGCGGAGGGTATCAACATTCACAGCGTGCGGCTACCGGGGTTAATTGCCCACCAGGAGATTTTGTTTGGCTCGCCGGGGCAGCTCTACACGCTGCGCCACGATACTAGCGATCGCGCCAGTTTTATGCCCGGTGTGCTGCTGTGCATTCGCCGGGTGATGGCGCTGAAGTCGTTGATTTACGGGTTAGATACAGTGCTCTAG
- a CDS encoding PstS family phosphate ABC transporter substrate-binding protein: protein MLSRQKFNRYALAGVMTAVVAAGIAAPSAFSQSGSTIVVDGSSTVFPISEVMAEEFMAQSRGTQVTVGVSGTGGGFRKFCNDELDVTGASRPIKSAEVEACKAAGVEYMEVPIAFDALTVVINPRNTWAANLTVEQLKKIWEPAAEGRITRWNQVDPSWPNQPINLFGPGTDSGTFDYFTEVIVGEAASSRADFTASEDDNILVLGVSRDVNALGYFGYAYYEENRDTLKAAAVNGVLPSDETLLDGTYAPLSRPIFFYVKKSSFENKPQVRAFVEFMLENAGELVPETGYVALPPERYSAIRAGL, encoded by the coding sequence ATGTTGAGCCGACAGAAATTTAATCGCTATGCGCTAGCCGGGGTAATGACCGCCGTAGTTGCTGCTGGTATTGCCGCTCCCAGCGCCTTTTCCCAGAGTGGTTCGACCATTGTGGTCGATGGGTCTAGCACCGTTTTTCCCATCTCTGAAGTGATGGCCGAAGAATTTATGGCCCAAAGCCGTGGCACCCAGGTGACCGTGGGTGTATCCGGTACCGGGGGCGGCTTTCGCAAGTTTTGTAACGATGAGCTAGATGTAACGGGTGCCTCCCGCCCCATCAAGTCTGCTGAAGTAGAGGCTTGCAAGGCTGCTGGCGTGGAGTATATGGAAGTGCCCATCGCCTTCGATGCCCTCACCGTGGTGATCAACCCCCGCAACACCTGGGCTGCAAACCTGACAGTTGAGCAGCTCAAAAAGATCTGGGAACCCGCCGCCGAGGGCCGCATCACCCGCTGGAATCAGGTTGACCCCAGCTGGCCCAACCAACCTATCAACCTGTTTGGCCCCGGCACCGACTCTGGCACCTTCGACTACTTCACCGAAGTGATCGTGGGCGAAGCCGCTTCTAGCCGTGCCGACTTTACCGCCAGCGAAGACGACAACATTCTGGTGTTGGGTGTATCTCGCGATGTCAACGCCCTGGGCTACTTTGGCTACGCCTACTACGAAGAAAACCGCGACACCCTCAAGGCCGCGGCGGTCAACGGCGTGCTGCCCAGCGATGAAACTTTGCTGGATGGCACCTATGCGCCCCTCTCTCGGCCCATTTTCTTCTACGTGAAGAAGAGCAGCTTTGAGAACAAGCCCCAGGTGCGCGCCTTCGTTGAATTCATGCTCGAGAACGCTGGAGAGCTGGTGCCCGAGACTGGCTACGTGGCGCTGCCTCCTGAGCGCTACAGTGCCATTCGCGCCGGTCTGTAG